A genomic stretch from Candidatus Macondimonas diazotrophica includes:
- a CDS encoding glycine zipper 2TM domain-containing protein: MRRITVTIGGLMALLALAACAPSQSPGVYQRDQAMRAMEVQTGVIENIRGIVIEGNRSVASQVGGAVVGGVLGSTVGSGSGRRVATAAGAAAGTVAGQAIEERASRQEGVELTVRLGDGSVIAVAQAVDPSMAPFMLGERVRVLRAPDGTLRVSR, encoded by the coding sequence ATGCGTAGAATAACAGTCACCATTGGCGGCCTGATGGCTCTGTTGGCCTTGGCGGCCTGCGCCCCCAGCCAGTCGCCTGGGGTATACCAGCGTGATCAGGCCATGCGTGCCATGGAGGTTCAGACTGGCGTGATCGAGAACATTCGCGGCATTGTGATCGAGGGTAATCGTTCGGTGGCCAGTCAGGTCGGTGGCGCTGTAGTCGGCGGGGTGCTGGGCAGCACCGTCGGCAGTGGCTCCGGGCGCCGCGTGGCGACGGCCGCGGGCGCCGCAGCTGGAACGGTAGCGGGCCAGGCCATCGAGGAGCGGGCCAGCCGCCAGGAGGGCGTGGAACTGACGGTGCGTTTGGGTGATGGCAGTGTCATCGCGGTCGCACAGGCGGTCGATCCGTCCATGGCGCCGTTCATGCTGGGTGAGCGGGTCCGTGTGCTGCGTGCTCCGGATGGGACTTTGCGGGTCAGTCGTTGA
- a CDS encoding S-(hydroxymethyl)glutathione dehydrogenase/class III alcohol dehydrogenase, with translation MKSRAAVAWEAGKPLTIEEVDVADPKAGEVRVRIVATGVCHTDAFTLSGTDPEGLFPVILGHEGAGIVESVGPGVTLVKPGDHVIPLYTAECGQCKFCRSGKTNLCGAVRETQGRGVMPDGTSRFALNGHPLHHYMGTSTFSEYTVLPEISLARIDPAAPLDKVCLLGCGITTGIGAVLNTAQVEPGATVAVFGLGGIGLSVIQGAVLAGASRILGIDTNPAKFPMARQMGATDCIDPRAHADPIQQVIIAMTDGGVDYSFECIGNVNVMRQALECCHKGWGVSTIIGVAGAGEEIATRPFQLVTGRVWKGSAFGGVKGRSQLPGYVERYIKGEIRIDDYITHRFTLEEINQAFELMHAGESIRSVILF, from the coding sequence ATGAAATCACGCGCCGCTGTGGCCTGGGAGGCCGGAAAACCGCTCACGATCGAGGAAGTGGACGTCGCCGATCCCAAGGCTGGCGAGGTACGCGTACGCATCGTGGCTACCGGCGTCTGCCACACGGATGCCTTCACGCTCTCAGGCACCGATCCGGAGGGCCTGTTTCCGGTCATCCTGGGTCATGAAGGCGCCGGGATCGTGGAGTCGGTCGGGCCCGGAGTGACCTTGGTCAAACCCGGCGACCACGTCATTCCGCTCTATACCGCCGAATGCGGACAGTGCAAGTTCTGCCGCTCGGGCAAGACGAATCTGTGCGGCGCGGTGCGTGAAACCCAGGGGCGGGGCGTCATGCCCGACGGCACCAGCCGCTTCGCTCTGAACGGCCATCCACTCCACCACTACATGGGCACGTCCACCTTCAGCGAATACACCGTGCTGCCGGAAATCTCGCTGGCGCGCATCGACCCCGCCGCGCCACTGGACAAGGTCTGCCTGCTGGGTTGCGGAATCACCACCGGAATCGGCGCGGTGCTCAACACGGCGCAGGTGGAGCCGGGTGCTACCGTCGCCGTGTTCGGACTGGGCGGCATCGGCCTGTCGGTGATCCAGGGGGCGGTCCTGGCCGGCGCCTCGCGCATCCTCGGCATCGATACCAATCCGGCCAAATTCCCAATGGCGCGGCAAATGGGTGCGACCGACTGCATCGATCCGCGCGCGCATGCCGACCCCATCCAGCAGGTCATCATTGCCATGACCGACGGCGGCGTGGACTATTCCTTCGAATGCATCGGCAATGTGAACGTCATGCGCCAGGCGCTGGAGTGCTGCCACAAAGGCTGGGGCGTCTCCACCATCATCGGTGTCGCCGGCGCAGGCGAGGAAATCGCGACCCGGCCGTTCCAGCTGGTGACGGGACGGGTGTGGAAGGGGTCGGCCTTCGGCGGCGTGAAGGGCCGCAGCCAGCTGCCGGGTTATGTCGAGCGCTATATTAAAGGCGAGATCCGCATCGACGACTACATCACCCACCGTTTCACCCTGGAGGAAATCAACCAGGCCTTTGAACTGATGCATGCCGGCGAGAGCATTCGTTCGGTAATCCTGTTTTAA
- a CDS encoding YdcH family protein: MTIDNHTRILEFPELRENIRTQKLGNRRFEECNDLDRQIRRLEDEGSPKADETMEALKKARLALKDERYRMLTT; the protein is encoded by the coding sequence ATGACCATCGACAACCATACCCGGATCCTCGAGTTCCCAGAGCTGCGTGAAAACATCCGCACTCAGAAACTCGGTAACCGGCGCTTCGAGGAATGCAATGATCTGGACCGTCAAATCCGCCGGCTTGAGGACGAAGGCAGCCCCAAAGCCGATGAAACCATGGAAGCGCTGAAAAAGGCGCGCCTGGCACTCAAGGATGAGCGCTATCGGATGTTGACGACCTAG
- a CDS encoding type III pantothenate kinase, protein MKLLLDLGNTRIKWAHSTTGASAFDRQGEYLYGGRSPEDLLDGLWSAAMPPESVWLCSVIDPGFAAAFEQAMRRRWECPVHWVRPQVEGFGVRCAYVNPLRLGADRWAAMVGARVLQRGAVCILHLGTTLTADVLDSSGRHLGGIIAPGRRMLQRSLQCGTAQVITDSDEMQWPEQDRLGRDTDACVAWGVRHSLIGCCREVLGAARRRLGGEMAVILAGGDARWAQDLLSCASQVEPDLVLRGVAMIADG, encoded by the coding sequence GTGAAGCTGCTGCTCGATCTGGGCAATACCCGAATCAAGTGGGCGCACTCGACGACTGGCGCAAGCGCGTTCGATCGGCAGGGCGAGTACCTGTACGGTGGGCGATCGCCGGAGGATCTTCTGGACGGACTTTGGTCAGCCGCCATGCCGCCCGAATCGGTCTGGCTGTGCAGCGTCATCGATCCAGGATTCGCAGCGGCGTTCGAACAAGCCATGCGACGGCGATGGGAGTGTCCCGTTCATTGGGTCCGGCCCCAGGTCGAGGGGTTCGGTGTGCGGTGCGCCTATGTCAATCCGCTGAGATTGGGGGCAGATCGGTGGGCGGCCATGGTGGGCGCGCGCGTGCTGCAGCGTGGTGCGGTCTGTATCCTGCATCTGGGAACGACACTCACAGCAGATGTTTTGGACAGCAGTGGCCGCCACCTCGGCGGAATCATTGCACCTGGTCGGCGCATGTTACAGCGCAGCCTGCAGTGCGGCACCGCGCAAGTGATCACGGATTCGGACGAAATGCAGTGGCCCGAACAGGACAGGCTGGGTCGTGATACCGATGCTTGTGTGGCCTGGGGCGTTCGCCATAGCCTCATTGGCTGTTGCCGGGAGGTTCTGGGCGCTGCACGGCGCAGGCTCGGCGGCGAAATGGCCGTCATTCTGGCCGGCGGCGATGCGCGTTGGGCGCAAGATTTATTGTCGTGTGCAAGCCAGGTCGAGCCCGATCTGGTGCTGCGCGGGGTGGCGATGATCGCCGATGGCTAG
- the plsY gene encoding glycerol-3-phosphate 1-O-acyltransferase PlsY, which produces MGLAVKLLLSYLLGSVLGSLLLGRLRGIDVRQHGSGNAGATNALRVLGRGMAAAVLAIDAGKGVAAVILIPALPFGPDTPWTPILCAFGVVLGHVYPIFHGFRGGKGAATLIGVVMGLMPVGAIWIFGVWVAVLVSTGYVGLSTLCAAVAAPLYVAWTQPGGLASPMGGFALIMAAFVFYTHRENIRRLLAGNENRFERVMLWRRLSR; this is translated from the coding sequence ATGGGGTTGGCGGTCAAGCTGTTACTGAGCTATCTGTTGGGATCGGTGCTGGGCAGCCTGTTGCTGGGTCGGCTGCGAGGGATCGATGTACGGCAGCACGGGAGCGGCAACGCCGGCGCCACCAATGCCTTGCGCGTACTGGGGCGGGGCATGGCCGCTGCCGTACTGGCCATCGATGCGGGCAAGGGTGTCGCGGCCGTCATCCTGATCCCGGCGTTGCCGTTCGGCCCGGACACCCCATGGACGCCGATCCTATGTGCGTTCGGGGTGGTCCTGGGACACGTTTACCCGATTTTTCACGGCTTTCGGGGTGGCAAAGGCGCAGCGACCCTGATCGGTGTCGTGATGGGATTGATGCCGGTCGGGGCGATCTGGATTTTCGGCGTATGGGTGGCGGTGCTCGTCTCCACCGGTTATGTGGGGCTCTCGACCCTATGCGCGGCCGTCGCTGCCCCCCTGTATGTGGCTTGGACACAGCCCGGTGGACTGGCGTCCCCGATGGGCGGTTTCGCCCTGATCATGGCGGCATTCGTCTTTTATACACACCGCGAGAACATCCGGCGCTTGCTGGCGGGCAATGAAAACCGTTTCGAGCGAGTGATGCTTTGGCGGCGGTTGAGTCGCTAG
- a CDS encoding SPOR domain-containing protein produces the protein MARGGRITVLSLVLLCLLLGIWQLRGAVSSAGSAQSPAAAVLRAVGPTSESDRVEGRCWRAGPLDEGDARKLVNRLLASGIEAEVAVDIRREKVADWVYLPPLATQAAAQAELQRLRGMGIDDLAVVVIGPMRHGLSLGLYAEPGRALQRVAALKAIGVDARIEPRYLERRRTDVLVRSLRPPQTGLSWNSVVCR, from the coding sequence ATGGCTAGGGGCGGGCGGATCACCGTTCTGAGCCTCGTGCTACTCTGCCTGCTGCTCGGGATCTGGCAGCTGCGTGGAGCCGTTTCTTCGGCCGGGAGCGCGCAGAGCCCCGCCGCTGCCGTACTGCGTGCTGTTGGGCCGACGTCCGAGTCAGACCGGGTCGAGGGTCGCTGCTGGCGGGCGGGCCCCCTGGATGAGGGTGATGCCCGTAAGCTCGTGAATCGGCTCCTCGCCTCGGGAATAGAGGCCGAAGTCGCAGTGGACATCCGGCGTGAGAAGGTGGCGGATTGGGTCTATTTGCCGCCTCTCGCGACACAGGCAGCCGCTCAGGCTGAGTTGCAACGGCTGCGCGGCATGGGGATCGATGATCTCGCCGTGGTGGTGATCGGCCCGATGCGCCATGGTCTTTCGCTCGGGCTGTATGCCGAGCCAGGTCGGGCCTTGCAGCGTGTCGCTGCTCTCAAGGCGATCGGGGTCGATGCGCGGATCGAGCCTCGCTACCTGGAACGGCGACGTACCGATGTGCTGGTCCGATCGCTCCGGCCGCCGCAAACCGGCCTGTCGTGGAATTCGGTGGTCTGCCGATAG
- a CDS encoding TVP38/TMEM64 family protein codes for MTVSPTDPHDENAPKENWWLRALIGLMLLALMAWAYYMLDLGRYVDRQQIGAHLTVLRLWRAEAGILGMIEFAAAGVAFIVLNVPCALIVLAAAALYGALGGIFLGVLSLNIATILIYLIGRHFGRAAVMRVFGRAMHPVERHFSNRGLISVIHLRLLFFALPPVNWFLAVMNLRLRDLALGTLIGSLPKIVVYAWLGDVLIDKLAYHPDQLHWYSPEVLTPMLAGIVLSLLLRVVDRFWISPRAEQA; via the coding sequence GTGACCGTTTCCCCGACAGATCCCCACGACGAAAATGCCCCCAAAGAAAACTGGTGGCTGCGGGCCCTGATCGGGCTGATGCTGCTGGCGCTAATGGCATGGGCCTATTACATGCTCGATTTGGGACGTTACGTTGATCGTCAGCAAATTGGCGCTCATCTGACGGTCCTGCGCCTGTGGCGCGCTGAGGCTGGAATTCTGGGGATGATTGAGTTCGCAGCCGCGGGGGTGGCGTTCATTGTCCTGAATGTTCCCTGTGCATTGATCGTCCTGGCCGCCGCGGCTCTGTATGGTGCATTGGGCGGGATTTTCCTCGGAGTCCTGTCACTCAACATCGCCACGATATTGATCTATTTGATCGGCCGTCATTTCGGCCGGGCAGCCGTCATGCGTGTTTTTGGGCGAGCCATGCATCCGGTAGAGCGTCATTTCAGCAATCGGGGACTGATCAGTGTGATCCATCTGCGACTGCTGTTTTTTGCGTTGCCGCCGGTCAACTGGTTTCTTGCAGTAATGAATCTCCGGTTGCGAGATCTTGCACTGGGAACACTGATCGGCTCCTTGCCCAAGATCGTCGTGTACGCCTGGTTGGGCGATGTCCTGATTGACAAGCTGGCCTACCATCCGGATCAGCTACACTGGTACAGTCCGGAAGTTCTGACGCCCATGCTGGCAGGTATCGTCTTAAGTTTGCTGTTGCGCGTGGTGGATCGGTTCTGGATCTCGCCACGGGCCGAGCAGGCTTGA
- a CDS encoding DUF2177 family protein, with translation MKLLLTYGLALMIFLVLDAVWLGYLCKDFYLSRMEPIMLERPRMGAAMLFYTVYVTGLMYFVIVPALSTGGWHAAAVNGGLFGFFTYLTYNATAYAVIKRFDLGLAVVDVAWGSFIAATVSALTVLGIQWWDTP, from the coding sequence ATGAAACTGCTGCTGACCTACGGTCTCGCCCTCATGATTTTCCTCGTTCTGGATGCCGTGTGGCTGGGCTATCTGTGCAAGGACTTCTATCTGTCTCGCATGGAGCCGATCATGCTCGAACGCCCACGCATGGGCGCCGCAATGCTGTTCTATACCGTCTATGTCACCGGTCTGATGTATTTTGTGATTGTCCCCGCGCTGTCCACAGGGGGCTGGCATGCGGCGGCGGTGAATGGTGGCCTGTTCGGCTTTTTCACCTACCTGACATACAACGCAACGGCCTACGCGGTGATCAAGCGATTCGATCTTGGGCTTGCCGTGGTCGATGTCGCCTGGGGCAGCTTCATCGCCGCAACCGTCTCCGCGCTGACGGTGCTGGGAATTCAATGGTGGGATACCCCGTAG
- a CDS encoding M61 family metallopeptidase, whose protein sequence is MRLRYRIEMPTTGGHRYRVHCHLPDALPSQQLRLPAWIPGSYLIRDFARHIISLEARDSAATECAVTKTDKSTWQVSHAGGPLDLTWEVYAHDTSVRGAYLDAHWGFFNGSSLFLEPVSRSVSCIEIDIPPHDPTWRLATALQPVAVDAHGFGCYEADDYEALIDSPVLMGPMTHHAFEVAGVAHHLWMLESPAGADTGRLAADLARICRWQAGLFGSLPMDRYHFLLRLAAQGYGGLEHRASSALLAQRKTLPLVGEASVSDDYAELLGLCSHEYFHSWHVKRIRPAPLAGADLSMEAYTRQLWVFEGITSYYDELTLLRAGCVGPEQYLGRLARTLTRLWRTPGRFQQSVAESSFDAWIKLYKADEATPNHTVSYYTKGGVIALCLDLLLRRESAGAQSLDDVMRMLWTRHGASNEPVPEGGFEALVDSLGHATVSRSLRSWVYDRDELPVAELLRDFGVTLRWASARDARDTGGYGEPPQQRRQCDPGFRVRAVDQGLRVEWLAPGGAAERAGIACGDILVAVDRQRIEGEALERLLRLEADGRTLMVHGFRDDRLIRHELRLDAAPPDTCWLQLDEQGRTGLKGGLNWLGDSGSD, encoded by the coding sequence ATGCGGCTGCGCTATCGAATTGAGATGCCCACAACGGGCGGACATCGTTATCGAGTTCACTGTCATTTGCCCGATGCGTTGCCCAGTCAGCAGCTGCGCCTGCCGGCCTGGATTCCGGGCAGCTACCTCATTCGCGACTTCGCGCGCCACATCATCAGTCTGGAGGCGCGCGATTCTGCGGCCACCGAATGCGCGGTTACCAAGACTGACAAGTCCACTTGGCAAGTGAGCCATGCAGGCGGCCCCCTCGATCTCACGTGGGAAGTCTATGCCCACGACACGTCGGTGCGGGGTGCCTATCTCGATGCGCATTGGGGATTTTTCAACGGGTCCAGTCTGTTTCTGGAGCCGGTATCCCGATCGGTATCGTGCATCGAGATTGATATTCCCCCGCATGATCCGACTTGGCGGCTCGCGACAGCCCTGCAACCGGTCGCCGTTGATGCGCACGGGTTTGGCTGTTACGAGGCCGATGATTACGAGGCCCTGATTGACAGCCCGGTGCTGATGGGGCCGATGACGCATCACGCCTTCGAGGTTGCCGGCGTTGCCCATCATCTGTGGATGCTGGAGTCCCCGGCGGGCGCCGATACCGGGCGACTGGCGGCCGACCTTGCGCGGATTTGCCGGTGGCAGGCCGGGCTCTTCGGCAGCTTGCCCATGGATCGATACCACTTCCTGCTGCGCCTGGCTGCCCAGGGCTACGGCGGCCTGGAGCATCGCGCCAGTTCGGCATTGCTGGCCCAGCGCAAGACCTTGCCGCTGGTCGGGGAAGCGTCGGTTTCGGATGATTATGCGGAGCTGCTGGGCCTGTGCAGCCACGAGTATTTCCACAGCTGGCACGTCAAGCGCATCCGGCCGGCACCCCTGGCGGGGGCGGACCTGAGCATGGAAGCGTACACCCGGCAGTTGTGGGTGTTCGAAGGCATCACCTCCTACTACGACGAACTTACCCTGTTGCGGGCAGGATGCGTGGGGCCGGAACAATATCTGGGACGCCTGGCCCGGACCCTGACCCGGCTCTGGCGCACGCCGGGCCGATTCCAGCAAAGCGTCGCGGAATCCAGCTTCGACGCCTGGATCAAGCTCTACAAGGCCGACGAGGCCACACCCAACCATACCGTGAGCTACTACACAAAGGGCGGTGTCATCGCCTTGTGTCTGGATTTGCTGCTGCGTCGCGAATCGGCCGGCGCCCAAAGTCTGGATGACGTGATGCGGATGCTCTGGACACGCCATGGGGCGTCCAACGAGCCGGTTCCCGAAGGCGGTTTCGAGGCATTGGTCGACAGCTTGGGTCATGCAACCGTGAGCCGGTCACTGCGCAGCTGGGTTTACGATCGTGATGAATTGCCGGTTGCCGAGCTGTTGCGCGATTTTGGCGTAACCCTGCGTTGGGCGAGTGCGCGGGATGCCCGTGACACTGGCGGATACGGCGAGCCGCCCCAACAGCGACGGCAATGCGATCCGGGATTTCGCGTGCGCGCGGTCGATCAAGGTTTGCGCGTCGAGTGGCTGGCGCCGGGTGGGGCGGCTGAACGGGCGGGGATTGCATGCGGCGATATACTGGTCGCAGTCGATCGCCAGCGCATCGAAGGCGAGGCGTTGGAGCGTCTGCTGCGTCTCGAGGCCGATGGGCGGACCCTCATGGTGCATGGATTTCGCGATGACCGCTTGATCCGCCATGAACTCCGCCTCGATGCGGCGCCGCCGGATACTTGCTGGTTGCAGTTGGACGAACAGGGGCGGACGGGACTCAAGGGCGGGCTGAATTGGCTGGGCGATTCTGGGTCGGACTGA
- a CDS encoding biotin--[acetyl-CoA-carboxylase] ligase, giving the protein MVECDTELPEIQGQLIRMLAHGAVISGADLAYALGISRTAIWKRLRQLTAMGIRVVAVRGRGYRLAEPLELLDQTVITAGLPQAISARLDAFHFPFAVDSTNAMLMRLPLATRPRICLAELQWAGRGRRGRVWHTPVGAQIPLSMSYAFAALPADFPALGLAVGVMVAKALTRLGIEGIGIKWPNDLVWQERKLGGVLIEMRGEACGPCEVVVGVGINVNLPERSAARIDQPWTDLTHIAGSARPHRNQLAQALIVALVEGLDQFAAEGLAPFLPAFQTFDALVGRCVQVEQGGQWHPGIALGINERGGLLVRDSEGIRTYWSGEVSVREMST; this is encoded by the coding sequence ATGGTGGAATGCGATACCGAGTTGCCGGAGATTCAGGGGCAGCTGATTCGCATGCTGGCGCATGGCGCGGTGATTTCCGGTGCCGATCTGGCGTATGCCCTCGGAATCAGCCGCACCGCGATCTGGAAGCGGCTGCGCCAATTGACGGCAATGGGCATCCGGGTAGTGGCGGTGCGTGGTCGCGGATACCGGCTTGCCGAGCCCTTGGAACTGTTGGACCAAACAGTGATCACGGCGGGTCTCCCGCAGGCGATATCGGCGCGGCTCGACGCATTTCATTTCCCCTTTGCGGTCGACTCGACCAATGCCATGCTCATGCGACTTCCGCTGGCGACGCGGCCGCGCATCTGCCTGGCAGAACTGCAATGGGCGGGAAGAGGGCGCCGGGGCAGAGTTTGGCATACACCCGTGGGCGCCCAGATTCCCCTGTCGATGAGTTACGCGTTCGCCGCCCTGCCGGCTGATTTCCCGGCCTTGGGGCTGGCGGTGGGGGTGATGGTGGCCAAGGCGCTGACGCGGCTTGGAATCGAAGGGATCGGAATCAAGTGGCCCAACGATCTGGTATGGCAGGAACGCAAGCTCGGAGGCGTGCTGATCGAAATGCGTGGCGAGGCGTGCGGGCCTTGCGAGGTTGTCGTCGGTGTGGGAATCAATGTGAATCTCCCGGAGCGTTCTGCGGCCCGGATTGACCAGCCATGGACCGATTTGACGCACATTGCGGGTTCGGCACGGCCGCATCGCAATCAGCTTGCCCAGGCACTGATTGTGGCGTTAGTCGAGGGACTGGACCAGTTTGCGGCAGAGGGATTGGCGCCGTTCCTGCCTGCGTTTCAGACATTCGATGCGCTTGTGGGGCGATGTGTGCAGGTGGAACAGGGCGGTCAGTGGCATCCCGGCATCGCATTGGGCATCAATGAGCGCGGTGGCTTATTGGTCCGCGATTCGGAAGGGATCCGCACCTACTGGTCCGGCGAGGTGAGCGTCCGGGAGATGTCGACGTGA
- a CDS encoding cation-translocating P-type ATPase — protein sequence MPKHRDQATPVDGDAPPVPWHALDARTLSTRLDTPVDGLNEAEVRKRLEQWGPNQLPHARSTPAWRRFARQFNNLLIYVLLISAATTLALQHFIDTSVILAVVLANALIGFIQEGRAEQAIEAIRSLIAPRTTVLREGTRRSIDATAIVPGDLVLLEAGDRVPADLRLLHASRMRIDESLLTGESVAIDKQVDAVPQGAGLGDRLNMAFSGTLVVAGQGLGIVVATGIRTEIGRISTLLRNVQTLKTPLLKKMDRFGRQLAAVILGVSMAVFIGALARGIPWDDAFLVVVGLAVSAIPEGLPAVLSITLALGVRRMAARQAIVRLMPAVETLGAVTVICSDKTGTLTRNEMMVAQIVTAGGDIEVTGDGYQPHGEFLRDGQPVAQTEAQAIRELAEMAVLCNDAELQAHDGLWSVSGDPMEGALVVLAHKAGLDPHTVRANNPRVSEIPFDSVQKFMATVHRLPDGRHLGCVKGAPEQVLDMCAAQGSAADAAPLSRAEWETAIDRLAHAGYRVMAVAARPLTKADCAADEAIQNLTLIGLVGLQDPPRQEALAAVAECQHAGIRVKMITGDHVGTAMAIARQLGLHDGDKALLGTRLEKMDDEALREAVRHTTVFARTTPEHKLRLVQALQANGEVVAMTGDGINDAPALKQADVGVAMGKKGTEAAKEAAEMVLADDNFATIVTAIREGRTVYDNLRKVIAWTLPTNGGESLIFIVAIALGLTLPLSPLQVLWINTITAIGLGLVLAFEPAEPAVMNRPPRRPDSGLLSNYLIWRVILVSVLMAGGTFLAFETALALGRDLETARTLAVNAIVAMEAFYLFNVRFLDTRSLSLQGLKGTPAVLAGLSAIILLQLAFTYTPQARMLFDSRPLAWLDGAAVIGTGLALFTLMELEKLIIGRRFSVHGQSPHEKPHA from the coding sequence ATGCCCAAACATCGGGACCAGGCCACTCCTGTCGACGGAGACGCTCCGCCCGTTCCGTGGCATGCCCTCGATGCGAGGACCCTTTCGACCCGTCTCGATACCCCGGTCGACGGACTCAACGAGGCCGAAGTCCGCAAGCGCCTCGAACAATGGGGTCCCAATCAGTTACCCCATGCACGCTCGACGCCGGCCTGGCGCCGTTTCGCGCGCCAATTCAACAATCTCCTGATTTACGTTCTTTTGATCAGCGCTGCCACCACGCTGGCCCTGCAACACTTCATCGACACCTCGGTCATTCTGGCCGTGGTCCTGGCCAACGCCCTCATCGGCTTCATTCAGGAAGGTCGCGCCGAGCAGGCCATCGAAGCCATCCGTTCCCTGATCGCGCCGCGCACCACCGTTCTGCGCGAAGGCACCCGCCGCTCGATCGATGCCACAGCGATCGTGCCCGGGGATCTGGTGCTCCTGGAAGCCGGCGATCGCGTGCCGGCGGATTTGCGGCTGCTGCACGCCAGCCGGATGCGCATCGATGAATCCTTGCTGACCGGCGAATCGGTCGCCATCGACAAGCAGGTGGATGCGGTCCCTCAGGGGGCTGGCTTGGGTGACCGGCTGAATATGGCGTTTTCCGGCACGCTCGTCGTCGCGGGACAGGGCTTGGGCATTGTCGTTGCGACCGGTATTCGCACCGAGATCGGCCGCATCAGTACCTTGCTGCGCAATGTACAGACACTCAAGACACCGCTGCTGAAAAAGATGGACCGCTTTGGCCGACAGCTGGCCGCGGTGATTCTTGGCGTATCGATGGCCGTGTTCATCGGCGCGCTCGCACGTGGCATACCTTGGGATGACGCATTTCTGGTCGTGGTCGGCTTGGCAGTCTCCGCGATTCCCGAGGGTCTGCCGGCAGTGCTGTCGATCACGCTCGCGTTAGGGGTGCGTCGGATGGCAGCGCGCCAGGCCATCGTCAGGCTCATGCCCGCTGTCGAAACTCTCGGTGCCGTGACGGTCATCTGTTCGGACAAGACCGGCACCCTGACGCGCAACGAAATGATGGTCGCGCAGATCGTCACGGCAGGCGGCGATATCGAGGTCACGGGTGACGGTTATCAGCCACACGGGGAATTTCTGCGCGACGGGCAACCGGTCGCACAGACCGAGGCTCAGGCCATTCGGGAATTGGCCGAAATGGCCGTCCTGTGCAATGACGCCGAACTCCAGGCCCACGATGGGCTCTGGAGCGTGAGCGGGGACCCCATGGAAGGCGCCCTGGTTGTACTGGCCCACAAGGCCGGACTGGATCCGCACACCGTGCGGGCCAACAATCCCCGCGTGTCGGAAATTCCGTTCGACTCGGTTCAGAAATTCATGGCCACGGTTCACCGGCTGCCCGATGGACGCCATCTGGGATGCGTCAAAGGCGCACCTGAGCAGGTACTCGACATGTGCGCTGCTCAGGGGTCGGCTGCCGACGCGGCGCCGCTTTCAAGAGCCGAGTGGGAAACCGCCATCGATCGTTTGGCCCATGCCGGTTACCGGGTGATGGCCGTGGCGGCCAGACCACTTACCAAAGCGGATTGTGCGGCCGATGAGGCCATACAAAACCTCACCCTGATCGGGCTGGTCGGCCTGCAGGATCCCCCCCGGCAGGAAGCGCTTGCGGCGGTGGCGGAATGTCAACACGCGGGCATTCGCGTCAAAATGATCACCGGTGATCATGTCGGCACAGCGATGGCCATCGCCCGGCAACTCGGCCTGCACGATGGTGACAAGGCATTGCTCGGCACTCGTCTGGAAAAAATGGATGACGAGGCGCTCCGAGAGGCGGTCCGGCACACCACGGTCTTCGCGCGCACGACTCCGGAGCACAAGCTGCGTTTGGTGCAAGCCCTTCAAGCCAACGGCGAGGTGGTGGCGATGACCGGGGACGGCATCAACGATGCGCCCGCCTTGAAACAAGCCGATGTCGGCGTCGCCATGGGCAAGAAAGGCACCGAGGCGGCCAAGGAAGCCGCTGAGATGGTGCTCGCCGACGACAACTTCGCCACCATCGTGACGGCTATCCGCGAAGGTCGCACCGTCTACGACAATCTGCGCAAGGTCATCGCCTGGACCCTGCCCACCAATGGGGGCGAGTCCCTGATATTCATCGTTGCCATCGCCTTGGGCCTCACCCTGCCGTTGTCTCCGCTACAGGTCCTGTGGATCAATACCATCACCGCGATCGGCCTGGGACTGGTGCTGGCCTTCGAGCCGGCAGAGCCGGCGGTCATGAACCGCCCACCGCGCAGGCCCGACAGCGGACTGCTTTCCAACTATCTGATCTGGCGGGTGATTCTGGTGTCGGTACTGATGGCGGGCGGAACATTTCTGGCGTTCGAGACCGCGCTGGCACTGGGGCGGGATCTGGAAACCGCGCGAACCCTCGCGGTCAACGCGATCGTGGCCATGGAAGCCTTTTACCTGTTCAATGTCCGCTTTCTGGACACCCGCTCGCTCTCACTGCAGGGATTGAAGGGAACACCGGCCGTCCTGGCCGGATTGTCGGCTATCATCCTGCTGCAACTGGCATTCACCTACACGCCGCAGGCCAGAATGCTGTTCGATTCCCGCCCGCTGGCCTGGCTGGACGGCGCAGCGGTCATCGGTACCGGCTTGGCCTTGTTTACCCTGATGGAGCTCGAGAAGCTCATCATCGGTCGTCGGTTTTCGGTCCACGGACAGTCACCACACGAGAAGCCTCACGCATGA